One window of the Anaeromyxobacter dehalogenans 2CP-C genome contains the following:
- a CDS encoding hemerythrin domain-containing protein — MNAIEMLKQQHREVDELFEEFEAAGEGARKTRERLCREIADALAVHATIEERIFYPEAKEAAEDAEDLLRESVEEHLSVKRLLAQLLESSVDDPQLEARMSVLKEQVEHHVEEEEKELFPKVRKACSAEQLDEMGSRMQKLVEELEEQGQPSASIPDETDEPAPI; from the coding sequence GTGAACGCCATCGAGATGCTGAAGCAGCAGCACCGTGAGGTCGACGAGCTGTTCGAGGAGTTCGAGGCGGCCGGGGAGGGCGCCCGCAAGACCCGGGAGCGCCTCTGCCGCGAGATCGCCGACGCGCTCGCGGTCCACGCGACCATCGAGGAGCGGATCTTCTACCCGGAGGCCAAGGAGGCGGCCGAGGACGCCGAGGACCTGCTGCGCGAGTCGGTCGAGGAGCACCTGTCGGTGAAGCGCCTGCTGGCGCAGCTCCTCGAGTCGAGCGTGGACGACCCGCAGCTCGAGGCGCGGATGTCCGTGCTGAAGGAGCAGGTCGAGCACCACGTCGAGGAGGAGGAGAAGGAGCTGTTCCCGAAGGTGCGGAAGGCCTGCTCCGCGGAGCAGCTCGACGAGATGGGCAGCCGCATGCAGAAGCTGGTGGAGGAGCTGGAGGAGCAGGGGCAGCCGTCCGCCTCCATCCCGGACGAGACCGACGAGCCGGCGCCCATCTAG
- a CDS encoding RHS domain-containing protein: MPLREYVWLDGRPLAQLEYTPSQAAPRPYYFHLDHIGMPRALSSPEGATVWSAATNPSSAGSRRASGRRCPMGKSARR; this comes from the coding sequence ATGCCGCTGCGGGAGTACGTTTGGCTGGATGGACGGCCCCTCGCGCAGCTCGAGTACACGCCATCGCAGGCGGCTCCCAGGCCGTACTATTTCCACCTGGACCACATCGGCATGCCCCGGGCGCTATCGAGCCCAGAGGGAGCCACGGTCTGGTCCGCGGCCACGAACCCTTCTTCGGCAGGATCACGCCGCGCTTCAGGCCGAAGGTGCCCTATGGGGAAGTCAGCGAGACGATGA
- the egtB gene encoding ergothioneine biosynthesis protein EgtB, whose protein sequence is MPGPRARRTAPGEGERAADARAATLRARAAEVRQATAALAARLTPEDAMLQSMPDASPAKWHLGHTTWFFETFALARAERAHRPFDPAYGYLFNSYYEALGPRQPRPERGLLSRPPLDEVLRYRAEVDARLDAALARARDPALLDVVELGIAHEEQHQELLLTDLKHAFSASPLRPAYAAAPPPPASGPAPRLAWLGHAGGRVELGAGAEGFAFDHERPRHAALVPPHALASRPVTCGEWLEFVAADGYRRPDLWMSEGWDAVRRHGWTAPLHWIPDRDGWLQFTLGGVRPLDPAEPVAHVSWYEADAYARFAGARLPTEAEWEAHAEVREGGDGTFAEDGRFHPAAATPGRGARQVLGDVWEWTASAYGPYPGYRPAAGALGEYNGKFMVGQQVLRGGSCASPRRHLRASYRNFFHPDARWQFTGVRLARDL, encoded by the coding sequence GTGCCCGGACCTCGAGCCCGCCGGACCGCCCCGGGGGAGGGCGAGCGCGCGGCGGACGCCCGCGCCGCGACGCTGCGCGCGCGTGCCGCGGAGGTGAGGCAGGCCACGGCCGCCCTGGCCGCGCGGCTCACCCCCGAGGACGCCATGCTGCAGTCGATGCCGGACGCGAGCCCGGCCAAGTGGCACCTCGGGCACACGACCTGGTTCTTCGAGACGTTCGCGCTGGCGCGCGCCGAGCGGGCGCACCGTCCGTTCGATCCGGCGTACGGCTACCTGTTCAACTCGTACTACGAGGCGCTGGGCCCGCGGCAGCCGCGGCCCGAGCGCGGGCTGCTCTCGCGGCCGCCGCTCGACGAGGTGCTCCGGTACCGCGCCGAGGTGGACGCGCGGCTCGACGCGGCGCTCGCGCGCGCCCGCGACCCGGCGCTGCTCGACGTGGTCGAGCTGGGGATCGCGCACGAGGAGCAGCACCAGGAGCTCCTGCTCACCGATCTCAAGCACGCGTTCTCGGCGAGCCCGCTCCGGCCCGCCTACGCCGCGGCCCCGCCGCCGCCCGCGTCCGGGCCCGCGCCGCGCCTCGCCTGGCTCGGGCACGCCGGCGGACGGGTGGAGCTCGGCGCCGGCGCGGAGGGCTTCGCGTTCGACCACGAGCGGCCCCGCCACGCGGCGCTGGTCCCGCCGCACGCGCTCGCCAGCCGGCCGGTGACCTGCGGCGAGTGGCTGGAGTTCGTGGCGGCCGACGGGTACCGCCGGCCCGACCTGTGGATGTCGGAGGGCTGGGACGCGGTGCGCCGGCACGGGTGGACCGCGCCGCTGCACTGGATCCCCGACCGCGACGGCTGGCTCCAGTTCACGCTCGGTGGGGTGCGGCCGCTCGACCCCGCCGAGCCGGTGGCGCACGTCTCCTGGTACGAGGCCGACGCGTACGCGCGCTTCGCCGGCGCGCGGCTCCCCACCGAGGCGGAGTGGGAGGCGCACGCGGAGGTGCGCGAGGGCGGCGACGGCACGTTCGCCGAGGACGGCCGCTTCCACCCCGCGGCCGCCACGCCGGGCCGCGGGGCGCGGCAGGTGCTCGGCGACGTCTGGGAGTGGACCGCGAGCGCGTACGGCCCGTATCCGGGGTACCGCCCGGCCGCGGGCGCGCTGGGCGAGTACAACGGGAAGTTCATGGTGGGGCAGCAGGTGCTGCGCGGAGGGTCCTGCGCGTCGCCGCGGCGCCACCTGCGCGCGAGCTACCGCAACTTCTTCCACCCGGACGCCCGGTGGCAGTTCACCGGGGTCCGGCTCGCGAGGGACCTGTGA
- the map gene encoding type I methionyl aminopeptidase — MSGSELAAHARPGRNDPCWCGSGQKYKKCHLDADSRGALQGAPARNGRRPLAPGVVSPRRAVPATIARPDYAVSGRPRAQGKDVKTPDELARLRRACRAAARVLRVAGEAVRPGITTDALDEIAHAETLRLGAYPSPLNYRGFPKAICTSVNEVICHGIPDSRPLEDGDIVNLDITVFREGMHADCSATFLVGNVDAEGRRLVQAAQDCLAKGIAVVKPGRPISDIGKAIEAHASRLGYGVVRSYCGHGIGESFHTSLQIAHHYDPSLKRVMEPGLTFTIEPMITEGTWEDLLWDDGWTAVTADGKRSAQFEHTVAVTEDGVEVLTVEE; from the coding sequence GTGAGCGGATCGGAGCTGGCGGCGCACGCGAGGCCGGGGCGGAACGACCCCTGCTGGTGCGGCAGCGGGCAGAAGTACAAGAAGTGCCACCTCGACGCGGACTCGCGCGGCGCCCTGCAGGGCGCGCCGGCGCGGAACGGCCGGCGTCCGCTCGCGCCCGGCGTGGTCTCGCCCCGCCGCGCGGTGCCCGCGACCATCGCCCGCCCGGACTACGCCGTGAGCGGCCGGCCGCGCGCCCAGGGCAAGGACGTGAAGACGCCGGACGAGCTGGCGCGCCTGCGCCGCGCCTGCCGGGCCGCCGCGCGCGTGCTGCGCGTCGCGGGCGAGGCGGTGCGGCCGGGCATCACCACCGACGCGCTCGACGAGATCGCCCACGCGGAGACGCTCCGGCTGGGCGCCTACCCGAGCCCGCTCAACTACCGCGGGTTCCCGAAGGCCATCTGCACCTCGGTGAACGAGGTGATCTGCCACGGCATCCCGGACAGCCGGCCGCTCGAGGACGGCGACATCGTCAACCTCGACATCACCGTGTTCCGCGAGGGCATGCACGCGGACTGCTCGGCCACCTTCCTCGTCGGGAACGTGGACGCGGAGGGGCGGCGGCTGGTCCAGGCGGCGCAGGACTGCCTGGCCAAGGGCATCGCGGTGGTGAAGCCGGGCCGGCCCATCTCCGACATCGGCAAGGCCATCGAGGCGCACGCCTCGCGGCTCGGCTACGGCGTGGTGCGCTCGTACTGCGGCCACGGCATCGGCGAGAGCTTCCACACCTCGCTCCAGATCGCGCACCACTACGATCCGTCGCTGAAGCGGGTGATGGAGCCCGGGCTCACCTTCACCATCGAGCCCATGATCACCGAGGGCACCTGGGAGGATCTGCTCTGGGACGACGGCTGGACCGCCGTGACCGCCGACGGGAAGCGCTCGGCGCAGTTCGAGCACACCGTGGCGGTGACCGAGGACGGCGTCGAGGTGCTCACCGTCGAGGAGTGA
- the egtD gene encoding L-histidine N(alpha)-methyltransferase, whose amino-acid sequence MIGLGEAESGIAQRAEADRFLEEVLKGLAAPRKAISPKWLYDARGSALYELICEQPEYYPARTELRILERHAPEIGEAIGPDALVFEYGVGSGRKTQLLLAALERPAAFVPVDIAGEALAAAARQLEARFPGLPVRPVVADFTEPVALPGLDLPCARRLAFFPGSTIGNFDPPEAVGILRRMARDAGPGGGLLLGLDLPKEAGTLERAYDDARGITAAFDLNLLARIDRELDGDFRLSQFRHRSLWDARLSRVEMHLESLQAQVVHVAGAPFTFREGETIHTESAYKWEPRAFDTLAAIAGWQLERAWADDRAWFSVRLYRRAG is encoded by the coding sequence GTGATCGGACTGGGAGAGGCGGAGAGCGGGATCGCGCAGCGGGCGGAGGCGGACCGCTTCCTGGAAGAGGTGCTGAAGGGCCTGGCGGCGCCGCGGAAGGCCATCTCGCCGAAGTGGCTCTACGACGCGCGCGGCTCGGCGCTGTACGAGCTCATCTGCGAGCAGCCGGAGTACTACCCGGCGCGCACCGAGCTGCGGATCCTGGAGCGGCACGCGCCCGAGATCGGCGAGGCGATCGGGCCCGACGCGCTCGTGTTCGAGTACGGCGTCGGCTCGGGCCGCAAGACGCAGCTCCTGCTCGCCGCGCTCGAACGGCCGGCCGCGTTCGTGCCGGTGGACATCGCCGGCGAGGCGCTGGCCGCGGCGGCGCGGCAGCTCGAGGCGCGCTTCCCCGGGTTGCCGGTGCGGCCGGTGGTGGCCGACTTCACCGAGCCCGTGGCGCTGCCCGGCCTCGACCTGCCGTGCGCGCGCCGTCTCGCGTTCTTCCCCGGCTCCACCATCGGCAACTTCGATCCCCCCGAGGCGGTCGGGATCCTGCGCCGCATGGCGCGCGACGCCGGCCCCGGCGGCGGGCTGCTGCTCGGCCTCGACCTGCCCAAGGAGGCCGGCACGCTGGAGCGCGCCTACGACGACGCCCGCGGGATCACCGCCGCGTTCGACCTGAACCTGCTCGCCCGGATCGACCGCGAGCTGGACGGCGACTTCCGCCTCTCGCAGTTCCGCCACCGCTCGCTCTGGGATGCGCGCCTGTCGCGGGTGGAGATGCACCTCGAGAGCCTGCAGGCGCAGGTGGTCCACGTGGCCGGGGCGCCCTTCACGTTCCGCGAGGGCGAGACCATCCACACCGAGAGCGCGTACAAGTGGGAGCCGCGCGCGTTCGACACGCTCGCCGCCATCGCCGGCTGGCAGCTCGAGCGCGCCTGGGCCGACGACCGCGCCTGGTTCTCGGTGCGGCTGTACCGGCGGGCGGGGTAG
- a CDS encoding MutS-related protein — translation MADPSALLRARLAERAARVARLDGADAWVARARLAVAVGAVAMAVLVFGTHALHARWLALPAAAFLALVVVHDRVFHARDRARRAVAFHQAGLDRIEGRFAGHGTAGERFSDPAHPYAEDLDLFGPGSLFELLCAARTRAGEDRLAAWLRAPADAAEVRARQAAVRELAPRLDLREDLAVLGEDVRAAVEPARLAAWGEAPRLLPAFVVPAALALAAAAVATAWAWGAGYGPVPFLAALLATWAFGRALRDPIARVLGGAGRPAAELRVLSLLLARLEREPFGDPRLLRLQQMLGVQPKDGGRASARIARLERLAARAEWAHNQAFAPVAFALQWTPLHAALVERWRAAHGGAVRGWLEAVADLEALSSLAGYAFEHPADAFPEVLDADGSSRALLDGDALRHPLLAAAVANDVRLGGDGPAVLLVSGSNMSGKSTYLRTVGVNVVLALAGAPARAARLRLTPVQLGATLRIQDSLQAGKSRFYAEITRLKQLMDLAGGRFPLLFLLDEILHGTNSHDRRIGAEAVVRGLVARGALGLVTTHDLALTELAGQDGALGNAHFEDQVRGGEIAFDYRLRPGVVGHSNALALMRAVGLRV, via the coding sequence ATGGCCGACCCCTCCGCCCTCCTCCGCGCCCGCCTGGCCGAGCGCGCCGCCCGCGTCGCCCGGCTCGACGGCGCCGACGCCTGGGTCGCCCGCGCGCGCCTCGCGGTGGCCGTCGGCGCGGTCGCGATGGCGGTGCTGGTGTTCGGGACCCACGCGCTCCACGCGCGCTGGCTAGCCCTCCCCGCGGCGGCGTTCCTCGCGCTCGTCGTCGTCCACGACCGCGTGTTCCACGCCCGCGACCGGGCGCGCCGCGCGGTCGCGTTCCACCAGGCCGGGCTCGACCGCATCGAGGGCCGCTTCGCGGGGCACGGCACCGCCGGCGAGCGCTTCTCGGATCCGGCCCACCCGTACGCCGAGGACCTCGACCTGTTCGGCCCCGGCTCGCTGTTCGAGCTGCTCTGCGCCGCCCGGACGCGCGCCGGCGAGGACCGGCTCGCCGCGTGGCTGCGCGCGCCCGCGGACGCCGCCGAGGTGCGGGCCCGCCAGGCGGCGGTGCGCGAGCTGGCGCCGCGGCTCGACCTGCGCGAGGACCTCGCCGTCCTCGGCGAGGACGTGCGCGCCGCGGTGGAGCCCGCGCGGCTCGCGGCCTGGGGCGAGGCGCCGAGGCTGCTCCCGGCGTTCGTGGTGCCGGCCGCGCTCGCGCTCGCCGCCGCGGCGGTCGCGACCGCCTGGGCCTGGGGCGCGGGCTACGGCCCGGTGCCGTTCCTCGCGGCGCTGCTGGCGACCTGGGCGTTCGGCCGCGCGCTCCGCGATCCCATCGCGCGCGTGCTGGGCGGCGCGGGGCGCCCGGCGGCGGAGCTGCGGGTGCTGTCGCTCCTGCTGGCGCGGCTCGAGCGCGAGCCGTTCGGCGACCCGCGGCTGCTCCGGCTGCAGCAGATGCTGGGCGTCCAGCCGAAGGACGGCGGCCGGGCGTCGGCGCGCATCGCCCGCCTGGAGCGGCTGGCCGCGCGGGCGGAGTGGGCGCACAACCAGGCGTTCGCCCCGGTGGCGTTCGCGCTGCAGTGGACGCCGCTGCACGCGGCGCTCGTCGAGCGCTGGCGCGCGGCGCACGGCGGCGCGGTGCGCGGCTGGCTCGAGGCGGTGGCGGACCTGGAGGCGCTCTCGTCGCTCGCCGGCTACGCGTTCGAGCACCCCGCGGACGCGTTCCCGGAGGTGCTCGACGCCGACGGCTCGTCGCGCGCGCTGCTCGACGGCGACGCGCTCCGCCACCCGCTGCTCGCGGCCGCGGTCGCGAACGACGTGCGCCTCGGCGGCGACGGGCCCGCGGTGCTGCTCGTCTCCGGCTCGAACATGTCCGGGAAGAGCACCTACCTGCGCACGGTGGGCGTGAACGTGGTGCTGGCGCTCGCCGGGGCGCCGGCGCGGGCGGCGCGGCTGCGGCTCACGCCGGTGCAGCTCGGCGCCACGCTGCGCATCCAGGACTCGCTCCAGGCCGGCAAGTCGCGCTTCTACGCCGAGATCACCCGGCTGAAGCAGCTCATGGACCTCGCCGGCGGCCGGTTCCCGCTGCTGTTCCTGCTCGACGAGATCCTGCACGGCACGAACAGCCACGACCGCCGCATCGGCGCCGAGGCGGTGGTGCGGGGCCTCGTGGCGCGCGGCGCGCTCGGCCTCGTGACCACGCACGACCTCGCGCTCACCGAGCTCGCCGGCCAGGACGGCGCGCTCGGGAACGCGCACTTCGAGGACCAGGTCCGGGGCGGCGAGATCGCGTTCGACTACCGCCTGCGGCCGGGCGTGGTCGGCCACTCCAACGCCCTCGCGCTCATGCGCGCGGTGGGGTTGCGGGTGTGA
- a CDS encoding RHS repeat-associated core domain-containing protein → MPYGEVSETMTPDPATGRTVVTNLRLPGQYDERLLGSLGLQGPYYNWNRWYLPGVGRYLELDPLALGGEINGPGYPDWYSYANANPLRYFDETGTFVIADDLAVAGIVAALGAIAACTATNTCPWSTPICRAPPRPPDNNSCEEHRIACIAHAKVSVFYCDQCARICEYSPGKQWPWNKPGGVCQY, encoded by the coding sequence GTGCCCTATGGGGAAGTCAGCGAGACGATGACGCCCGATCCCGCCACCGGGCGAACGGTCGTGACGAACCTGCGGCTCCCCGGCCAGTACGATGAGCGGCTGCTCGGGAGCCTCGGGCTCCAGGGGCCGTACTACAACTGGAACAGGTGGTATCTGCCGGGGGTGGGGCGGTACTTGGAGCTGGACCCATTGGCGTTGGGGGGTGAGATAAACGGGCCGGGATACCCCGACTGGTACAGCTACGCGAATGCGAACCCGCTCAGGTACTTCGACGAGACCGGCACCTTCGTCATCGCGGACGACCTGGCCGTCGCAGGTATCGTGGCGGCGCTCGGCGCCATCGCTGCTTGCACAGCCACGAACACCTGTCCGTGGAGCACGCCAATCTGTCGGGCTCCGCCTCGACCGCCCGACAACAACTCGTGCGAGGAACATCGTATCGCGTGCATCGCTCACGCGAAGGTATCTGTCTTCTACTGCGACCAGTGCGCCCGCATCTGCGAGTACAGTCCTGGCAAGCAGTGGCCCTGGAACAAGCCCGGCGGTGTCTGCCAGTACTGA
- a CDS encoding hemerythrin domain-containing protein, translated as MDAIETLMGEHRVIEQVCDALVGFAEELRRKGTTDKEELGRFVTFLREFADGCHHGKEEDILFRTMTEHGFPSNGGPIAVMLHEHDQGRALIRAMAGKAAQDAPWSAADLQEVEAAAHGYSGLLHAHIHKEDAILYPMAEQHLPPAVMAEVGEACERFEAERTGAGAHERYHALAEELIRRHAGSIHPGAQPSPPRFGCAG; from the coding sequence ATGGACGCGATCGAGACGTTGATGGGCGAGCACCGGGTGATCGAGCAGGTGTGCGACGCCCTGGTGGGGTTCGCCGAGGAGCTCCGCCGGAAGGGCACGACGGACAAGGAGGAGCTGGGGCGCTTCGTCACGTTCCTCCGCGAGTTCGCCGACGGCTGCCACCACGGCAAGGAGGAGGACATCCTCTTCCGCACCATGACCGAGCACGGGTTCCCCTCCAATGGCGGGCCCATCGCGGTCATGCTCCACGAGCACGACCAGGGCCGCGCCCTCATCCGCGCGATGGCCGGGAAGGCCGCGCAGGACGCGCCCTGGAGCGCCGCCGACCTGCAGGAGGTCGAGGCGGCCGCGCACGGCTACTCCGGCCTGCTCCACGCGCACATCCACAAGGAGGACGCGATCCTCTACCCGATGGCCGAGCAGCACCTGCCGCCCGCGGTGATGGCGGAGGTGGGCGAGGCCTGCGAGCGCTTCGAGGCGGAGCGCACCGGCGCCGGCGCGCACGAGCGCTACCACGCGCTCGCCGAGGAGCTGATCCGCCGCCACGCCGGCTCGATCCACCCCGGCGCCCAGCCGTCCCCGCCGCGCTTCGGCTGCGCCGGTTAA
- a CDS encoding nitric-oxide reductase large subunit: MSPKARAVSLFVIVACFTVLIFGGAQISKHKPPIPARAVAPSGEVVFTAEDVALGQRQYLSRGGQQTGSVWGHGAYLAPDWSADALHRTGLVTAGMKRGLAPADAARFTQADLTALPAGERGRVEAEVAEELRQNRYDPATDTLTLSPGQVAAYPALVAYYTQLFRDGNDPMSIPAGFVPDAADAKAITAFFFWTAWAAGTNRPGETFTYTANFPFDPLVGNGPLPSSLVWSIVSMVLLILGTALAIFYYLRLRAKDPEHHVKIAPLQEPKPTPSQRAALPYFAVAIILFILQAALGSLTGHFAVEGNKLFGIDLGMLLPYAATRGWHLQLAVFWIATCWLATGLFIGPAVAGGHEPKGQKALVWTLLGALVVVVVGALAGTYLGVRGKLSGPNGWLVGNQGYEYIELGRVWQVALIAGMLLWLFLVYRAIKPALKAEQDRGGLTHLLLYASVSIPLFYSVGLFYTPGTHIAVADYWRWWVVHLWVENFFEVFATVALAFILSKIGAVGERSATRATHFSILLYLGAGIIGTFHHLYFTGSPLFITALGATFSALEIVPLTLLGFEVYENLKLARSGGNATPWKWPLYFFVAVAFWNAVGAGVLGFLINPPIVLYYAQGLNTTPIHSHGALFGVYGFLAIALMLFSMRNIVRTAAWSDRLLEIAFWGLNAGLAGMIVLSLLPAGIYQLVIAVREGLWYARSPEVTGSAFIHAVTWARVLPDVVFVGGALALLGFVLRAIVLDVKLRRADPAGGEAATVRKAA; encoded by the coding sequence ATGAGCCCGAAGGCCCGCGCAGTCTCGCTGTTCGTCATCGTCGCCTGCTTCACCGTCCTCATCTTCGGCGGCGCGCAGATCTCGAAGCACAAGCCGCCCATCCCCGCCCGCGCGGTCGCGCCGTCCGGCGAGGTGGTGTTCACCGCCGAGGACGTCGCGCTCGGCCAGCGCCAGTACCTGTCCCGCGGCGGCCAGCAGACCGGCTCGGTGTGGGGCCACGGCGCCTACCTCGCGCCGGACTGGTCGGCCGACGCGCTCCACCGCACCGGCCTCGTCACCGCGGGCATGAAGCGCGGCCTCGCGCCCGCGGACGCCGCGCGGTTCACGCAGGCGGACCTCACGGCGCTCCCCGCCGGCGAGCGCGGCCGCGTCGAGGCCGAGGTGGCCGAGGAGCTGCGCCAGAACCGCTACGACCCCGCCACCGACACGCTGACGCTGTCGCCCGGCCAGGTCGCCGCGTATCCGGCGCTGGTGGCGTACTACACGCAGCTGTTCCGGGACGGGAACGACCCGATGTCGATCCCGGCCGGCTTCGTGCCGGACGCCGCCGACGCGAAGGCCATCACCGCGTTCTTCTTCTGGACCGCCTGGGCCGCCGGCACCAACCGGCCCGGCGAGACGTTCACCTACACCGCGAACTTCCCGTTCGACCCGCTGGTCGGCAACGGCCCGCTGCCCTCGTCGCTGGTCTGGTCGATCGTCTCGATGGTGCTGCTCATCCTCGGCACCGCGCTCGCGATCTTCTACTACCTGCGCCTGCGCGCGAAGGACCCCGAGCACCACGTCAAGATCGCGCCGCTGCAGGAGCCGAAGCCCACGCCCAGCCAGCGCGCCGCGCTGCCGTACTTCGCCGTCGCCATCATCCTGTTCATCCTGCAGGCCGCGCTCGGCTCGCTGACCGGCCACTTCGCGGTCGAGGGCAACAAGCTGTTCGGCATCGACCTCGGCATGCTGCTCCCGTACGCCGCCACCCGCGGCTGGCACCTGCAGCTCGCCGTCTTCTGGATCGCCACCTGCTGGCTCGCCACCGGCCTGTTCATCGGCCCGGCGGTCGCGGGCGGCCACGAGCCCAAGGGCCAGAAGGCCCTGGTCTGGACGCTGCTCGGCGCGCTGGTGGTGGTCGTGGTGGGCGCGCTCGCCGGCACCTACCTCGGCGTGCGCGGCAAGCTCTCCGGCCCGAACGGCTGGCTGGTCGGCAACCAGGGCTACGAGTACATCGAGCTCGGCCGCGTCTGGCAGGTGGCGCTCATCGCCGGCATGCTGCTGTGGCTGTTCCTGGTGTACCGCGCCATCAAGCCGGCGCTGAAGGCCGAGCAGGACCGCGGCGGCCTCACCCACCTGCTGCTCTACGCGTCGGTGTCCATCCCGCTGTTCTACTCGGTGGGCCTGTTCTACACGCCGGGCACGCACATCGCCGTCGCCGACTACTGGCGCTGGTGGGTGGTGCACCTGTGGGTGGAGAACTTCTTCGAGGTGTTCGCGACCGTCGCGCTCGCCTTCATCCTCTCGAAGATCGGCGCGGTGGGCGAGCGGTCGGCGACGCGCGCCACGCACTTCTCCATCCTGCTCTACCTGGGCGCCGGCATCATCGGCACCTTCCACCACCTGTACTTCACCGGCTCGCCGCTGTTCATCACCGCGCTCGGGGCCACGTTCTCCGCGCTGGAGATCGTCCCGCTCACGCTGCTCGGCTTCGAGGTGTACGAGAACCTGAAGCTGGCCCGCAGCGGCGGCAACGCCACCCCGTGGAAGTGGCCGCTCTACTTCTTCGTGGCGGTGGCGTTCTGGAACGCGGTGGGCGCGGGCGTGCTGGGCTTCCTCATCAACCCGCCCATCGTCCTCTACTACGCGCAGGGCCTGAACACGACGCCCATCCACTCGCACGGCGCGCTGTTCGGCGTGTACGGCTTCCTCGCCATCGCGCTGATGCTCTTCTCGATGCGCAACATCGTGCGGACCGCGGCCTGGAGCGACCGGCTCCTCGAGATCGCGTTCTGGGGCCTCAACGCCGGCCTGGCGGGCATGATCGTCCTCTCGCTGCTGCCGGCCGGCATCTACCAGCTCGTCATCGCGGTGCGCGAGGGCCTCTGGTACGCGCGCAGCCCCGAGGTCACCGGCAGCGCGTTCATCCACGCGGTCACCTGGGCCCGCGTGCTGCCCGACGTGGTGTTCGTGGGCGGCGCGCTCGCGCTCCTCGGCTTCGTGCTCCGGGCCATCGTGCTCGACGTGAAGCTGCGCCGCGCCGACCCCGCGGGCGGCGAGGCGGCCACCGTGCGCAAGGCCGCGTAG
- a CDS encoding IS3 family transposase encodes MHSDQGTQYGSDAWRRFCRSHRLDPSMSRKGNCWDNAVAEAFFASLKKELIKKQIYKSRDLAKVAISDYIETFYNRSRRHSHVGGVSPEQFEAAHTGRSQGVH; translated from the coding sequence ATCCATTCCGATCAGGGCACGCAGTACGGGTCGGACGCTTGGCGCCGCTTCTGCCGGTCACACCGTCTCGACCCGAGCATGAGTCGAAAGGGCAACTGCTGGGACAATGCGGTCGCCGAGGCATTCTTCGCGAGTCTCAAGAAGGAACTGATCAAGAAGCAAATCTACAAATCTCGCGACCTCGCGAAGGTCGCGATCAGCGACTACATCGAAACCTTCTACAATCGCTCACGCCGGCACAGCCATGTGGGCGGCGTCAGCCCGGAGCAGTTCGAAGCCGCCCACACGGGCCGCAGCCAGGGCGTCCACTGA
- a CDS encoding IS3 family transposase produces the protein MSKSRPTSRVRTTYDFIKAQSATYPVRTLCRVLNVAPSGYYAWLKQPSSSRAQEDARLVRLIRTSFIASQGIYGAPRVFLDLREAGEACSKHRVARLVREHGLRALHGYRTRRWSVGKPALLIPNLLQRRFTVARPNSAWVTDVTYVRTWQGWLYLAVVMDLFSRKIVGWAAKSTLHRELVLDAVLMAVRARRPRGP, from the coding sequence ATGTCGAAGTCCAGACCTACCAGTCGCGTCCGCACCACGTACGACTTCATCAAGGCGCAGAGCGCGACGTATCCGGTACGGACGCTCTGTCGCGTGCTCAACGTCGCGCCCAGCGGCTACTACGCTTGGCTGAAGCAGCCGTCGTCGAGTCGGGCGCAGGAGGATGCGCGGCTGGTCCGGCTGATCCGTACGTCGTTCATCGCGAGCCAGGGCATCTACGGTGCACCGCGGGTGTTTCTCGATCTCCGGGAGGCGGGCGAAGCGTGTAGCAAGCACCGCGTCGCTCGCCTCGTGCGCGAGCACGGGCTCCGAGCTCTTCACGGTTACCGTACGCGGCGATGGTCGGTCGGCAAGCCCGCGCTCTTGATTCCGAACCTACTGCAGCGGCGGTTCACCGTGGCACGGCCGAACAGCGCTTGGGTGACCGACGTCACGTACGTTCGAACGTGGCAGGGCTGGCTGTACTTGGCCGTCGTTATGGATCTCTTCTCGCGCAAGATCGTCGGCTGGGCCGCCAAATCAACCCTTCATCGCGAGCTCGTGCTCGACGCCGTGTTGATGGCCGTGCGTGCGCGACGGCCCCGCGGCCCGTAA